From one Luteolibacter sp. SL250 genomic stretch:
- a CDS encoding PD-(D/E)XK nuclease family protein produces the protein MSACAGTFPDHISPSAAKSYLSCSLRFYFERVACIRKKTTVALHLGKAVHAALQAFHLARWRGTDDSPETVSAAFLKAFSDLERDEGPVNYKDDKEREKARQDGLRVVAAYLDSPEVPKVPPRAVEVKLTEEIPGLSVPLTGAMDLVEGNLIPVDFKSSAAKPDSSHAVFDHEIQLVSYQLLMEASIGESPPSLDLVFLVKTKTPQVIRVKSPPADEHRKHRVVALLETAVMGIVSDRFHPQPGMQCSWCQYRRECAAWLPERVMERRAA, from the coding sequence GAACCTTCCCGGATCACATCAGCCCGTCCGCCGCGAAATCCTACCTGAGCTGTTCCCTCCGCTTCTACTTCGAGCGGGTGGCCTGCATCAGGAAGAAGACCACCGTCGCCCTCCATCTGGGGAAAGCCGTCCACGCAGCATTGCAGGCCTTTCATCTGGCCCGATGGCGTGGAACCGACGATTCCCCCGAGACCGTCTCAGCTGCCTTCCTGAAGGCATTCAGCGACCTGGAGCGGGACGAGGGGCCGGTGAACTACAAGGACGACAAGGAGCGGGAGAAAGCCCGTCAGGATGGGTTGCGTGTCGTCGCCGCCTATCTGGACAGTCCGGAGGTTCCCAAAGTTCCTCCGCGTGCCGTCGAGGTGAAACTGACTGAAGAGATCCCCGGCCTTTCCGTTCCCCTCACCGGGGCAATGGATCTGGTCGAAGGAAACCTCATCCCGGTCGACTTCAAATCCTCGGCGGCTAAACCCGATTCCTCCCACGCCGTCTTCGACCATGAGATCCAGCTGGTGTCCTACCAGCTCCTCATGGAAGCCTCCATCGGTGAAAGCCCCCCGTCGCTGGATCTGGTGTTCCTGGTGAAAACCAAGACACCGCAGGTGATCCGGGTGAAATCCCCGCCCGCCGACGAACACCGGAAACACCGGGTGGTCGCCCTGCTCGAAACCGCCGTCATGGGCATCGTTTCGGACAGGTTCCACCCTCAGCCGGGAATGCAGTGTTCCTGGTGCCAGTACCGACGCGAATGCGCGGCCTGGCTCCCGGAGCGGGTGATGGAAAGGAGGGCCGCATGA